The Chryseolinea soli genome contains a region encoding:
- a CDS encoding gliding motility-associated C-terminal domain-containing protein translates to MRPSSFFVCGSLAIAVLMESNRSFGQVNKPPIFTDPAPVTVVEDFGTQGIPNVIAGWSPGSAIESEMGQTVSFHIVSSSVDPRFFSSIAINAGTLSFTVVPNVNGATSIEVYAKDSDGAVSVIKRINIKFLPVNDPPSFTKGPDISLSAISAGPQTWPSWATDISPGPADELAQTVHFELNGFDASLFSVQPAIDAHGTLTFVPAPTTSGQIGVVVTAVDDGGTDNGGIDHSLPQRFFISIPSNQPPTFVKGGDITVLEDSGPQQVSSWATQVSAGTNEPLQQISFQLYGYDQTLFLEGPSVDPQGNLTFTPALNVYGSTPVSVQATDNAGTSNGGQDHSAPATFAITLQPVNDPPTMDLVPTQHTKISATTQIVFLTGITPGPLENSQTIALTASANDQLLNEPQVFYSGGSQAKLEYSPKNMPGTATITVTLTDDGGVDHGGRDQSKYTFEIVIDDEIQPPPKPLVQALFVPTVFSPNGDNSNDVFKIRGDGIASLQFAIFDLSGRRVYYASDVRSVTEQGWDGSFNGVMLPAGSYAWTLKGSLVDGSELSFNGKKYGQVLLIR, encoded by the coding sequence ATGAGACCAAGTTCATTTTTTGTGTGTGGTTCGCTCGCAATCGCCGTGCTGATGGAGTCAAACCGGAGTTTCGGGCAAGTTAACAAACCACCCATCTTCACTGATCCTGCGCCGGTTACGGTAGTGGAGGATTTTGGCACGCAAGGAATTCCAAATGTCATTGCGGGTTGGAGTCCCGGAAGCGCGATAGAATCGGAAATGGGACAAACCGTTTCCTTCCATATAGTCAGTTCAAGCGTCGACCCCCGTTTTTTTTCAAGTATCGCCATCAACGCAGGGACTTTAAGTTTTACCGTAGTACCCAACGTGAATGGAGCTACCTCCATAGAAGTTTATGCAAAAGACAGCGACGGGGCAGTCAGTGTCATAAAGAGGATAAACATTAAATTTCTACCCGTCAACGACCCGCCTTCGTTCACGAAAGGACCGGACATATCCCTTTCTGCGATCAGTGCCGGGCCACAGACTTGGCCATCTTGGGCGACCGACATCAGCCCAGGACCAGCGGACGAGTTAGCACAAACCGTTCATTTTGAACTAAACGGATTTGACGCGTCCCTTTTTTCTGTACAGCCTGCTATTGACGCTCATGGCACATTAACTTTCGTGCCCGCGCCCACCACGTCAGGCCAGATCGGTGTTGTGGTTACCGCGGTGGACGACGGTGGAACAGACAACGGGGGGATCGACCACAGCCTTCCCCAACGGTTTTTCATTTCGATCCCTTCCAATCAACCCCCAACGTTTGTCAAGGGCGGGGACATAACCGTACTGGAAGACTCCGGGCCACAGCAAGTCAGTTCCTGGGCAACCCAAGTGTCAGCGGGCACAAATGAACCGCTTCAGCAAATTTCCTTTCAGCTCTACGGCTACGATCAGACCCTTTTCCTCGAAGGGCCATCCGTCGACCCCCAGGGGAACCTTACGTTCACACCAGCGCTCAACGTTTATGGCAGCACACCCGTATCCGTTCAGGCTACCGACAATGCGGGCACGTCAAACGGAGGACAAGATCACAGCGCACCAGCAACATTTGCCATCACCCTGCAACCGGTAAACGATCCACCCACTATGGACCTCGTGCCAACCCAACACACGAAGATCAGCGCCACCACCCAAATCGTTTTTCTGACCGGCATAACCCCAGGTCCATTGGAGAACAGCCAAACCATTGCGCTCACCGCATCGGCAAACGACCAACTTCTGAATGAACCGCAGGTATTCTATTCGGGAGGGAGTCAAGCCAAGCTGGAATATTCACCGAAGAATATGCCCGGTACCGCTACGATCACCGTGACGCTTACCGACGACGGTGGAGTTGACCATGGAGGCAGAGACCAATCGAAGTATACTTTCGAGATTGTCATCGACGATGAGATCCAGCCACCGCCAAAGCCTCTGGTTCAAGCGCTGTTTGTTCCCACCGTATTTTCGCCCAACGGCGACAATTCCAACGATGTGTTCAAAATACGGGGTGACGGCATAGCCTCACTACAGTTTGCCATTTTTGACTTATCGGGTCGAAGAGTGTATTACGCCAGCGACGTGAGATCGGTCACGGAGCAAGGATGGGATGGCAGCTTCAACGGTGTCATGCTACCCGCCGGCAGCTATGCCTGGACCTTAAAAGGAAGTCTTGTCGATGGCAGCGAGCTTTCCTTTAATGGAAAAAAATATGGTCAGGTATTGCTGATCCGATGA
- a CDS encoding MerR family transcriptional regulator, whose product MGKYSIKELEQLSGIKAHTIRIWEKRHKIIAPNRTATNIRFYSDEDLKKIINVSLLNNNGIKISKIADMSLDDMNRKVLQLSELNNDAMVHIDQLVVAMIDMEEELFEKILNNLILRYGFEKSVTEIIYPFLEKIGILWQTHNITPAHEHFISNLIRQKIIVAIDGLPLPPKSARKILLFLPEGEMHELSLLFYHFLTRRSGYRTYYLGQNVPHEDLISVYSTHQPDILLSSITSVPNTPVEDYLQRLTKDFPLSPILVSGLQIQRFKGQKIANVQTFSTAAELRLFL is encoded by the coding sequence ATGGGTAAATATTCTATAAAAGAACTCGAACAGCTTTCAGGAATCAAGGCACACACCATCCGCATCTGGGAGAAGCGTCACAAGATCATTGCCCCCAACCGAACGGCCACCAACATCCGCTTCTATTCCGACGAAGATCTGAAAAAGATCATCAATGTTTCGTTGCTCAACAACAACGGCATCAAAATCTCTAAAATTGCCGACATGTCGCTGGACGACATGAACCGCAAGGTGCTCCAACTTAGCGAACTGAACAACGACGCGATGGTGCACATCGATCAGTTGGTGGTGGCTATGATCGACATGGAGGAGGAATTGTTCGAGAAGATCCTGAACAATCTCATCCTCCGCTATGGTTTCGAAAAATCGGTAACGGAAATCATCTATCCGTTCCTGGAGAAGATTGGCATTTTGTGGCAGACGCATAACATCACGCCGGCCCACGAGCACTTCATCTCCAACCTGATCCGGCAAAAGATCATCGTAGCCATCGACGGATTGCCCCTGCCACCGAAATCGGCCCGGAAGATCCTGCTTTTTTTGCCCGAGGGCGAAATGCACGAACTGAGCCTCCTTTTCTACCATTTCCTCACCCGGAGAAGTGGGTATCGCACCTACTATCTTGGGCAAAATGTTCCACATGAGGACCTCATCTCTGTGTATTCCACACACCAGCCCGATATTTTGCTCAGCAGCATAACATCCGTCCCCAACACCCCTGTGGAGGACTATTTACAGCGTCTGACAAAGGATTTCCCGTTAAGCCCAATTCTTGTGTCTGGCCTCCAAATACAGCGTTTTAAAGGCCAAAAGATCGCCAATGTGCAGACTTTTTCCACGGCAGCAGAACTACGGTTGTTTCTGTAA
- a CDS encoding inorganic phosphate transporter, whose translation MFELDFAYSALLIICLIAACSFEFVNGFHDTANAVATVIYTNSLKPWVAVIWSGFCNFIGVFWGGIAVAVGIINLLPVETLVDQNIAHSISMVMALLMTAIFWNLLTWYFGIPCSSSHTLIGSILGVGLAYSLLPEASGDAVNWGKAQEIGISLLISPLFGFSMTIILMYLIRTFTKKTSYGDSLFKEPKKNQPPPLWIRSILVLTCSLVSFFHGSNDGQKGVGLIMLILIGVVPAYFALDESFSPTKLPGSLTKIEQVISSIDSSHLSLTDRRNLHEAKQINDRLKLRFATLSDIHDIPKTERFQVRKDIMIMDRELTSISKKEDVKLSEAEKKSLKDELKNVRKATDYSPTWVLLMISLSLGLGTMIGWKRIVKTVGEKIGKEHLTYAQGASAELVAASTIGLSSYFGLPVSTTHVLSSGIAGSMVANRGVKNLQPDTVRNILIAWFLTLPVVMIMAGTLFLVFRSIF comes from the coding sequence ATGTTCGAATTAGACTTCGCGTACTCAGCCCTGCTTATCATCTGCCTTATTGCTGCCTGCTCCTTCGAATTTGTTAACGGTTTTCATGATACGGCCAATGCCGTGGCCACGGTGATCTATACCAATTCACTAAAGCCCTGGGTGGCCGTGATCTGGTCGGGCTTTTGCAATTTTATTGGTGTTTTTTGGGGCGGTATCGCCGTAGCGGTAGGCATTATCAACCTGCTGCCGGTGGAGACCCTGGTCGATCAAAATATCGCTCACAGCATATCCATGGTGATGGCCCTTCTGATGACGGCCATTTTTTGGAATTTACTTACCTGGTATTTCGGCATTCCCTGCTCCAGCTCGCATACCCTTATTGGTTCTATCCTTGGCGTTGGATTGGCCTATTCGCTTTTGCCCGAGGCTTCTGGCGATGCGGTTAACTGGGGAAAGGCACAGGAGATCGGGATTTCCCTATTGATCTCTCCCCTGTTCGGGTTTTCGATGACCATCATTTTGATGTACCTGATCCGAACGTTTACAAAGAAAACTTCCTATGGCGACAGCTTGTTCAAGGAGCCAAAGAAAAATCAGCCACCGCCGCTTTGGATCCGGAGCATACTGGTACTCACCTGCTCACTCGTAAGTTTCTTTCACGGCTCCAACGACGGTCAGAAGGGTGTTGGTCTGATCATGCTCATTCTCATTGGCGTGGTGCCGGCCTATTTTGCTTTGGACGAATCCTTCTCTCCCACAAAGTTGCCTGGATCGCTTACCAAGATCGAACAAGTCATCTCCAGTATCGACTCTTCTCATTTGTCCTTGACCGATCGCCGGAATTTACACGAGGCCAAACAGATTAACGATCGGTTAAAGCTGCGCTTTGCCACGCTGAGCGACATTCATGACATACCGAAAACCGAACGTTTCCAGGTCAGAAAAGACATCATGATCATGGATCGCGAACTCACATCCATCTCGAAAAAAGAAGATGTGAAACTCAGTGAAGCCGAAAAGAAATCGTTGAAAGACGAACTTAAAAATGTTCGCAAGGCCACCGACTACTCCCCTACCTGGGTTCTTCTCATGATCTCGCTTTCGCTGGGTCTGGGCACGATGATCGGTTGGAAACGCATTGTGAAAACCGTGGGGGAAAAGATCGGCAAAGAACATCTCACCTATGCCCAAGGTGCCAGCGCGGAGCTTGTCGCGGCCAGCACTATTGGCTTGTCATCTTATTTCGGATTGCCCGTGAGCACCACGCACGTGTTGTCGTCGGGGATCGCCGGTAGCATGGTGGCCAACCGCGGTGTGAAGAACTTGCAGCCCGATACGGTGCGCAATATTCTGATTGCATGGTTCCTTACGTTGCCTGTGGTGATGATCATGGCCGGCACATTGTTCCTCGTGTTCCGCTCTATTTTCTAG
- a CDS encoding CapA family protein: MQHKKLNSSKSPQSFKTSRWLILVFLFAGCHAWSQDTTRLSLLFAGDVMGHDSQIAAAYDATKKTYDYTACFQYIKPYIESADLAIANLEVTLGGPPYSGYPQFSSPDQLAVTLKDVGFDALVTANNHCVDRGKKGIERTVAMLDSFNIPHTGTFYDTVSRLNDSPLILEKNGFTLALLNYTYGTNGITVPKGKIVNLLDTAVIRQDLLKAQSLHPDAIIVFTHWGIEYQNLPSKIQKDLTDFCFAHGARLVIGAHPHVLQPMEWRKEKNQFVAYSLGNFVSGQRKRYTDGGGMAYLELSKITYKPDSAITTIDSAAYGLQWIYRSAEAHKNYYIIPVQPGDKAALEIVKTQTARDAYRIFVEDSRQLYKKHNKEVPERAGFPPTPPPAEIPTEQQH; encoded by the coding sequence ATGCAGCATAAAAAACTAAATTCCTCAAAATCGCCTCAATCGTTCAAAACGTCGCGTTGGCTCATACTTGTATTTTTATTTGCGGGCTGTCACGCCTGGTCGCAAGATACCACAAGGCTCTCGCTCCTTTTTGCCGGCGATGTGATGGGACATGACTCCCAGATCGCTGCGGCCTACGACGCCACAAAGAAGACCTACGACTACACGGCCTGCTTCCAGTACATAAAGCCTTACATCGAATCGGCCGATCTGGCCATCGCCAACCTGGAAGTGACCTTGGGCGGACCGCCTTACAGTGGCTACCCGCAATTCAGCTCACCCGACCAACTCGCCGTTACCCTGAAAGACGTTGGCTTTGACGCCTTGGTCACGGCCAATAACCATTGCGTTGACAGGGGCAAGAAGGGGATAGAGCGCACCGTGGCGATGCTCGACAGTTTCAACATCCCCCACACCGGCACATTTTACGACACCGTTTCGCGTCTCAACGACTCGCCCCTCATCCTGGAAAAGAATGGCTTCACCCTCGCGCTCCTCAACTACACCTACGGCACCAACGGCATTACCGTTCCGAAAGGCAAGATCGTGAACCTGCTCGATACCGCCGTGATCCGCCAGGATCTTCTCAAGGCCCAGTCGTTGCACCCCGACGCCATCATCGTGTTCACCCATTGGGGAATAGAATATCAGAACCTTCCGTCGAAAATACAGAAAGACCTCACCGACTTTTGTTTTGCCCACGGTGCCCGCCTGGTCATCGGCGCCCACCCACACGTGCTCCAGCCGATGGAGTGGCGAAAGGAAAAGAATCAATTCGTGGCCTATTCGTTGGGAAATTTCGTTTCCGGCCAACGGAAGCGCTACACGGATGGCGGTGGCATGGCCTACCTGGAGCTCTCCAAGATCACCTACAAACCCGACAGTGCCATCACCACCATCGACAGTGCGGCCTACGGGCTCCAATGGATCTACCGTTCAGCCGAAGCCCACAAAAATTATTACATCATCCCTGTGCAACCCGGCGACAAAGCGGCCCTGGAAATTGTGAAGACGCAGACCGCGCGCGATGCCTATCGCATCTTCGTGGAGGATTCGCGCCAGCTTTATAAAAAGCATAACAAGGAAGTACCCGAGCGAGCTGGATTCCCGCCGACGCCGCCCCCTGCAGAGATTCCGACAGAACAGCAGCACTGA
- a CDS encoding phytoene desaturase family protein, with the protein MEKRRVGIIGSGFSGISAACFLAEAGFDVTVLEKNDSPGGRARKFHEAGFTFDMGPSWYWMPDVFESFFRHFGKRVDEFYHLVRLDPSYRIIYDGHDTLDVPAGADALRVLFESLEPGSGEQLKKFLAESKFKYDLGMHDLVYKPGLSFTEFFDVTLMKGLFKLHVFESISSYIKKYFKSTKLIQLLEFPVLFLGAAPEKTPALYSLMNYADMALGTWYPLGGMHKVIEGMVSLATSLGVKFLYNRNVEQLEMNTTKTKGLVVNGTFQPYDYVVAGADYHHVEQHLLPAPYRRYSEAYWQKRVMAPSCLIFYLGVRKKMDNLRHHTLFFDADFKQHAAQIYDDPQWPAAPQFYVSCPSKTDPTVAPEGCENLFILIPVAPDLDDSEEIREHYFQMVMKRLEKLTGQDIREYLVFKKSYAHRDFVADYNAFKGNAYGLANTLLQTATLRPSIVNKKVDNLFYTGQLTVPGPGVPPAIISGQVVARELIRRHPGFSKVN; encoded by the coding sequence ATGGAGAAGCGCCGCGTAGGCATTATCGGTTCGGGCTTTTCTGGAATTTCGGCGGCTTGTTTTTTGGCGGAGGCAGGGTTTGACGTTACCGTGCTCGAGAAAAATGATTCTCCCGGCGGCCGGGCACGAAAATTTCATGAAGCCGGGTTCACGTTCGACATGGGTCCAAGTTGGTATTGGATGCCCGATGTGTTCGAATCCTTCTTCCGGCATTTCGGAAAACGCGTCGACGAATTTTATCACCTCGTACGCCTCGATCCTTCCTATCGCATTATCTATGACGGGCACGACACGCTGGATGTTCCTGCGGGCGCCGACGCCTTGCGCGTCCTTTTTGAATCCCTCGAACCGGGCAGTGGTGAGCAGCTGAAAAAATTTCTAGCGGAAAGCAAATTCAAATACGACCTCGGCATGCACGACCTGGTATACAAACCAGGGCTATCGTTTACTGAATTTTTCGACGTAACACTGATGAAAGGCTTATTCAAACTTCACGTGTTTGAATCGATCTCGTCCTACATCAAAAAATATTTCAAATCCACCAAACTTATCCAGCTGCTGGAGTTCCCGGTTTTGTTCCTGGGTGCCGCGCCTGAAAAAACGCCGGCACTCTACAGCCTGATGAACTACGCCGACATGGCGCTTGGCACGTGGTATCCCCTGGGGGGCATGCACAAGGTGATCGAGGGGATGGTGTCGCTAGCCACTTCGCTTGGTGTGAAATTTTTGTACAACCGTAACGTTGAGCAGTTGGAGATGAACACGACAAAGACGAAAGGCCTGGTGGTGAACGGAACATTTCAGCCGTATGACTATGTGGTGGCCGGCGCGGACTATCATCATGTGGAGCAGCATTTATTGCCGGCACCCTATCGACGGTATTCAGAAGCCTACTGGCAGAAGCGGGTGATGGCGCCGTCGTGTCTTATTTTTTATCTGGGTGTTCGCAAGAAGATGGACAACCTGCGGCACCACACTTTATTTTTCGATGCGGATTTCAAACAACACGCGGCCCAAATCTACGATGATCCGCAGTGGCCGGCCGCACCTCAATTCTACGTGTCATGTCCCTCCAAAACCGACCCCACGGTGGCACCGGAAGGTTGTGAGAACCTCTTTATTCTTATCCCTGTTGCGCCCGATTTAGATGATTCGGAAGAAATTCGCGAGCACTATTTCCAGATGGTGATGAAACGGCTGGAGAAGTTGACCGGTCAGGACATTCGTGAATATCTTGTGTTCAAGAAGAGTTATGCGCATCGCGATTTTGTTGCCGACTACAACGCGTTCAAGGGCAACGCGTACGGATTGGCCAACACGTTGCTGCAAACGGCAACGTTGAGACCGTCGATCGTCAACAAAAAAGTGGACAACTTGTTTTATACGGGCCAGCTCACCGTGCCGGGGCCGGGTGTGCCTCCGGCTATTATTTCGGGGCAAGTGGTGGCCCGGGAACTGATCAGGAGGCACCCGGGGTTTTCTAAAGTAAATTGA
- a CDS encoding RNA polymerase sigma factor yields the protein MKTLEFTHEIAGLRSTLQTFTRRFTHDRDESLDLVQDTILKALTYRDKFRDNTNLKGWLFTIMRNTFINNYRKNQRTKTSHDTTKDLYFLNVEEEHTFNRPQESMEFREIWNNVNHLREELLTPFKMHTTGYKYHEIAAHLNIPIGTVKNRIFHARKEIQKRLHGY from the coding sequence ATGAAAACCCTCGAATTCACCCACGAAATAGCCGGACTGCGCAGCACCCTTCAAACCTTCACACGCCGTTTCACACACGATCGTGACGAGTCGCTGGATCTCGTTCAGGACACGATCCTGAAGGCCCTGACCTACCGCGACAAGTTTCGCGACAACACCAATTTGAAGGGATGGCTTTTTACCATTATGCGCAACACGTTCATCAACAACTATCGGAAAAATCAACGTACAAAAACTTCACACGATACCACCAAAGACCTGTACTTTCTGAATGTCGAAGAAGAGCATACCTTTAACCGGCCGCAGGAGAGCATGGAATTCCGGGAGATCTGGAACAACGTGAATCACTTGAGGGAGGAATTGCTCACACCCTTCAAGATGCACACGACCGGATATAAATATCACGAAATTGCAGCCCATCTGAACATTCCCATCGGCACGGTGAAAAACAGGATCTTTCACGCCCGAAAGGAAATTCAGAAGCGCTTGCATGGCTATTAG
- the pdeM gene encoding ligase-associated DNA damage response endonuclease PdeM, protein MEILGERLKLYPQKAVFWPGKDILFVADLHVGKINHFRRSGIPLPVKANDRNIELLMDLIQATHPKRVICLGDLFHSHYNPEWEVFGEVVKHFNNISFELVMGNHDIMSEIQYSRKGILLHDELRIDPFIFTHHPMEEVEEGAYNLAGHIHPGVNLRGKGRQSLTLPCFYFGSCAGLLPAFGMFTGLARIHPKKNDKVFIILEDKIMEVSPT, encoded by the coding sequence ATGGAGATTTTAGGAGAGCGCCTCAAACTATACCCCCAAAAGGCGGTTTTTTGGCCTGGAAAAGACATACTTTTTGTTGCCGACCTACACGTGGGCAAGATCAATCATTTTCGCCGGTCGGGCATACCCCTGCCGGTAAAAGCGAACGATCGAAACATCGAGCTGTTGATGGACCTCATTCAGGCCACCCATCCCAAACGGGTCATTTGCCTGGGCGACCTTTTTCACAGCCACTACAACCCCGAGTGGGAAGTGTTTGGTGAGGTGGTCAAACATTTCAACAACATTTCCTTCGAATTGGTCATGGGCAACCACGACATCATGAGCGAGATCCAATACAGTCGTAAAGGCATCCTGCTCCATGACGAGCTCCGAATCGATCCGTTCATCTTTACACACCATCCCATGGAAGAAGTGGAGGAAGGGGCCTACAACCTTGCCGGTCACATCCATCCCGGCGTCAACCTGAGGGGCAAGGGCCGACAATCGTTGACATTGCCTTGTTTTTATTTCGGATCTTGCGCCGGCCTGTTGCCCGCCTTCGGGATGTTTACGGGACTGGCCCGCATCCATCCGAAGAAGAACGACAAAGTGTTTATTATTTTGGAAGATAAAATCATGGAAGTAAGTCCAACGTAA
- a CDS encoding ligase-associated DNA damage response DEXH box helicase, with the protein MAPDIIKIGKDWFSSRGWKVFPFQQAAWKAYLNGQHGLVNAPTGSGKTYSLMVPCLLEFIRDHPNFASQKNNGLQVIWITPIRALSKEIELSGKRVIEGLGLPWKVGVRSGDTSVKERAKQKEKPPELLITTPESLHLLLAQKGYPEFFKNLRAIIADEWHELMGSKRGVQVELALSRLKTISPHLKVWGISATIGNMDQALEALLGNYYHEKNYTIVRSDLEKKVEVVSLLPETLEKLPWAGHLGIQLLQKVIDIVKTSTTTLIFTNTRSFAEIWYHRMLDKAPELSGLIAMHHGSISQEIRNWVEEQLHEGKLKAVVCTSSLDLGVDFRPVETVIQVGGPKGVARFLQRAGRSGHQPGATSRIYFVPTHSLELMEAAAIREAITRKIVEDRLPYIRSFDVLIQYLVTLAVSDGFYPDQIYAEIKNTFCYQSVSEDEWHWLLNFITTGGDSLQAYDEYRKVIILQGLYKVDNRMIAMRHRLSVGTIVGDSSLFVRFVSGKYLGTIEEYFISRLNPGDVFWFAGRNLELVRIKEMEAQVRKSNKKSGAVPSWQGGRMPLSSQMSEMIRVKLDEVVRGVEKDDELIFLRPLFQLQKDRSHLPAKDEFLIEYFKSTEGYHVLMYPFEGRFVHEGIAALMAYRIAQIQPITFSIAMNDYGFELLSDQPIPIEEAVETNVLGVEDLLKDIQASINSTEMARRKFRDIAAISGLVFKGYPGKPVKDRHLQSSSQLFFNVFHDYEAHNLLLQQAFEEVMDFQLEEARLRRALERIAHQKIIITRPAMPTPFAFPIMVDRMREKLTSEKLEDRIKRMALQFDTD; encoded by the coding sequence ATGGCTCCTGATATTATAAAAATAGGAAAAGATTGGTTCTCGTCCAGAGGATGGAAAGTGTTTCCTTTCCAGCAAGCAGCGTGGAAGGCTTACCTGAACGGGCAGCACGGTCTCGTGAACGCGCCCACCGGCAGCGGGAAAACCTATTCGCTGATGGTGCCATGCCTGCTGGAATTTATCCGCGACCATCCCAACTTTGCCTCACAAAAGAACAATGGCCTGCAGGTGATCTGGATCACACCCATCCGGGCACTTTCCAAAGAGATCGAACTTTCGGGCAAACGCGTCATCGAGGGGCTGGGCTTGCCCTGGAAAGTGGGTGTGCGCTCGGGCGATACGTCGGTGAAAGAGCGCGCAAAACAAAAAGAAAAACCGCCGGAGTTGCTCATCACCACACCCGAAAGCCTGCACCTGCTGCTGGCCCAAAAGGGCTACCCCGAATTTTTCAAGAACCTGCGCGCCATCATCGCCGACGAGTGGCACGAACTGATGGGATCAAAACGCGGTGTGCAAGTGGAGCTTGCGCTTTCGCGATTGAAGACCATCTCACCACACCTGAAAGTATGGGGCATCTCCGCCACCATCGGCAACATGGACCAAGCGCTGGAGGCGTTGCTGGGAAATTATTATCATGAAAAAAATTACACCATCGTCCGCTCCGATCTGGAAAAGAAGGTGGAAGTGGTTTCCCTCTTACCCGAAACGCTGGAGAAATTGCCCTGGGCTGGGCACTTGGGCATTCAACTCTTGCAGAAGGTCATCGACATTGTGAAGACGAGCACGACCACGCTCATCTTCACCAACACGCGCTCCTTTGCCGAGATCTGGTACCACCGCATGCTGGACAAAGCACCGGAGCTGTCGGGTCTCATCGCCATGCACCACGGCTCGATCAGTCAGGAGATCCGCAATTGGGTGGAGGAACAACTTCACGAAGGAAAGCTGAAAGCCGTGGTGTGCACCTCCAGCCTCGATCTCGGCGTGGACTTCCGCCCCGTGGAAACGGTCATTCAAGTGGGTGGACCAAAAGGCGTGGCTCGTTTTCTTCAACGCGCCGGCCGCAGCGGCCACCAACCTGGCGCCACCAGCCGCATTTACTTTGTGCCAACCCATTCGCTGGAGCTCATGGAAGCTGCCGCCATCCGCGAAGCCATCACCCGAAAGATCGTCGAGGATCGGTTGCCCTACATCCGTTCTTTCGACGTACTCATCCAATACCTCGTGACACTAGCCGTCTCCGATGGATTTTATCCCGACCAGATCTACGCGGAGATCAAAAACACGTTCTGCTATCAATCCGTGTCCGAAGACGAATGGCATTGGCTCTTGAATTTTATCACCACCGGCGGTGACTCGTTGCAAGCCTATGATGAATACCGCAAGGTGATCATCTTGCAGGGATTGTATAAAGTGGACAACCGCATGATCGCCATGCGCCACCGCCTTTCGGTGGGCACTATTGTGGGCGACAGTTCCCTGTTCGTGCGTTTTGTGTCGGGAAAATACCTGGGCACCATCGAAGAATATTTTATCTCGCGTCTCAATCCCGGGGATGTCTTTTGGTTTGCCGGCCGGAACTTGGAGCTGGTGCGCATCAAAGAGATGGAGGCGCAGGTGCGCAAGTCGAATAAGAAGTCAGGCGCAGTGCCCTCCTGGCAAGGCGGGCGCATGCCGCTCTCGTCGCAAATGAGCGAGATGATTCGCGTGAAGCTGGACGAAGTGGTCCGGGGCGTGGAGAAGGACGACGAATTGATTTTTTTAAGACCGCTTTTTCAATTGCAAAAAGACCGCTCGCATCTGCCGGCCAAAGACGAATTTCTCATCGAATATTTCAAAAGCACCGAAGGCTATCACGTGCTCATGTACCCGTTCGAAGGACGTTTTGTGCACGAAGGCATCGCCGCCCTCATGGCCTACCGCATCGCGCAGATCCAACCCATCACGTTCTCGATTGCCATGAACGACTACGGCTTTGAATTGCTTTCCGACCAACCCATTCCCATCGAAGAAGCGGTGGAGACCAATGTGCTGGGGGTGGAGGATCTGCTGAAGGACATCCAAGCGAGCATCAATTCTACCGAGATGGCGCGGCGCAAGTTCCGCGACATCGCTGCCATATCGGGGCTCGTGTTCAAAGGCTATCCCGGCAAGCCGGTGAAGGACCGGCATCTTCAATCCTCGTCACAACTGTTTTTCAATGTCTTTCACGATTATGAAGCGCACAACCTGTTGCTGCAACAGGCCTTTGAAGAAGTGATGGATTTTCAATTGGAGGAAGCGCGGTTGCGCAGGGCCTTGGAGCGTATCGCGCATCAAAAAATTATCATTACCCGCCCGGCCATGCCCACACCCTTTGCCTTTCCCATCATGGTCGACCGCATGCGCGAGAAACTAACCTCCGAAAAACTGGAAGACCGCATCAAGCGCATGGCCCTTCAGTTCGACACAGACTAG